Part of the Triticum aestivum cultivar Chinese Spring chromosome 4D, IWGSC CS RefSeq v2.1, whole genome shotgun sequence genome is shown below.
CATATTAAAAAGACGAGATTAAGGGGGGATTAGATGATTCGCCACACTTTATCAGGGGTTTGATGATTTGCCGTAGGTCGTTACTTATATAATCCCATCAGAAAGATGAACAACGCTACAGACACCACAGATAGCTGGATGAACCCGTACGTGCTTCACTTGCAAACTAGTAATAATAATCTATATTAGTACTACTTGGGTACTTAGGTTAGCTCCTCCTAGTGCGAGGCCTCCACTAACCTAAATCATTCCTTACTGTACGTCCACATTTGCATCAGATGCATGTCAAGGTCGCCTTCACTCATCAGTTGCTGCCACACCGTCTGTCCGTCCGCCCCGAGCAGCATCCAAGTCCAAGTGAAGAAGCCTGTCAGGCCCGGAACACCTTGGCCCGCACAGGGCCGCCGGGCGTGTACGCGGCGATGTCCATGGGCTCCGTGAGCAGCGGCAGCAGCTCGTCCTGAATGCAGGTGTACATCACCCCGCAGAGCCTCTCGAGGATCTTGTCGAGGTTGACAACCTCCTGCTTCACCTTCACTATCTCCTAGTCAGGCAGTCCtgaatgctagaattgtattaaccgaaaacataatacatgtgtgaatatatagacaaacatagtgtcactagtatgcctctacttgactagctcattgatcaaagatggttgagtttcctagctatagacatgggttgtcatttgattaacgggatcacatcattaggagaatgatgtgattgacttgacccatttcgttagcttagcacttgatcgtttagtttactgctatttctttctccatgacttatacatgttcctatgactatgagattatgcaactcccgaataccggagaaacactttgtgtgctaccaaacgtcacaacgtaactgggtgattataaaggtgctctacaggtgtctccgatggtgttcgttgagttggtatagatcgagaataggatttgtcactccgattatcgaagaggtatctccgggctctctcggtaatgcacacactataagccttgcaagcaatgtgactaatgagttagttacgggatgatgcactacgaaacgagtaaagagactttccggtaacgagattgagctaggtattgagataccgacgatcgaatctcgggcaagtaacataccgaggacaaagggaacaacgtatgttgttatgcggtttgaccgataaagatcttcgtagaatatgtaggaaccaatatgagcatccaggttccgctattggttattgaccggagacgtgtctcggtcatgtctacatagttctcgaacccgtagggtccgcatgcttaacgttcgatgatgatcggtattatgagtttatgtgttttgatataccgaaggtagttcggagtcccggatatgatcacggacatgacgaggagtctcgaaatggtcgagacataaagatcgacatattgaacgactatatttggacatcggaatggttccgggtgagatcgggaatataccgaagcaccgggaggttatcggaaccccccgggaggtatatgggccttattgggccttagtggaaaagaggggagaggagcaaaggagggggcgccccccaagcccaatccgaattgggaggggggccgacccccctttccttcctccctccttcccttcccttccctctcctactccaacttggaaggggggaatcctactcccggtgggagtaggactccccttggggcgcgcctagagagggccgaccctccccctcctccactcctttatatacgggggagggggcaccccatagacacacaagttgatcattgatctctcttagccgtctgcggtgcccccttccaccgtaatccacctcggtcatatcgtagcggtgcttaggcgaagccctgcgtcggtaactttatcatcaccgtcatcacgccgtcgtgctgacgaaattcccccttgaagctctactggatcgtgagttcgtgggacgtcgccgagctgaacgtgtgcagtccgtggaggtgccgtaacttcggtgctggatcggtcgatcgtgaagacgtacgactacatcaactgcgttgtcataacgcttccgcttacggtctgtgagggtacgtagacaacactctcctctcttgttgctatgcatcaccatgatcttgcgcgtacgtaggaatttttttgaaattactacgttccccaacaataatgtGGTCCATCCTTATCCCCTCCCAAGTGCCCACCTGGGTGTAATGTGACACATGACTTGGAGATCTGTACATACTCGTTAGGGTGATCAACAGATCACTATTACAAAAAAAATATTATCAATGCCAGAACCAAAAATCACATCGAGGACGACTGGACCACAGTCACTAACAACTCGTCACATGATGCTTGTCACTAGTAACAACGGTACCAatgaagggcagcccatgggagtTTGCCAATGGAAGTTCGTCCAAGCCTAGACCATTGGCCTTTAGCGGTGACGTGCTTTTTTGCCCATCACTAGTACATTTTGGGATTTAAAAGATACAAAATAGTGAAACATTACACAACTTAATTAAGCACTCGAATGAACCACACTTAATTATACATAACTTGAACTCCAATATAATCAATATATCGCTCAATGGAAACATTTTTCTCATAGATTGCACATACACATAGCACATAAACATTACATACAATAATTGAACACACACATGCCACGTAAACATTACATACAACAATTGAACACACACACATTTTCTGCATGTTAGGGAACAAAATCATTTATCCATGAACGACCTCCCAAGTCTTTGTATATAtactcctttcttttctttttactccACATATAAGATTTATCTGAAGTCAGACTTCAaaaagtttgaccaaatatatattaATAGATATCAACATCTTCAATATTAGAGTTATATTAGCAAATATTAGTATCACGATGCATCTAACGATATTAATTTTGTATAGTGACTgttgacttcagacaaaccttaTAAGCAGATTAAAAAGACAAGATTAAGGGGGGATTAGATGATTCGCCACACTTTATCAGGGGTTTGATGATTTGCCGTAGGCCGTTACTTATATCATCCCATCAGAAAGATGAACGCCGCTTAGTGCAGACACCACAAATAGCTGGATGAACCCGTACGTGCTTCACTTGCAAACTAGTAATAATAATCTATATTAGTACTACTTGGGTACTTAGGTTAGCTCCTCCTAGTGCGAGGCCTCCACTAACCTAAATCATTCCTTACTGTACGTTCACATTTGCATCAGATGCATGTCAAGGTCGCCTTCACTCATCAGTTGCTGCCACACCGTCTGTCCGCGGCCCCGAGCAGCATCCAAGTGAAGCCTGTCAAGCCCGGAACACCTTGGCCCGGACAGGGCCGTCCGGCGTGTACGCGGCGATGTCCATGGGTTCCGTGAGCAGCGGCAGCAGCTCGTCCTGAATGCAGGTGTACATCTCCCCGCAGAGCCTCTCGAGGATCTTGTCGAGGTTGACGACCTCCTGCTTCACCTTCACGATCTCCTGGTCAGGCAGCGCTGGGATGTCCGTGACGAGCACCTTCGACAGCTGCTCCACGTGGCGCTCCAGCTGCTCCTGCTGGCTCTCAAACAGATTCTGCGCTGGGGCCAAGTTGCCCCGCTCTGAACGGTGCGCCTGCAGTTCGCCGCCGAACATGTGGTAGGCAAACGCGTATGATCGTGACACCACCTGCCGTGACCACAGCAGGCGCTGGTGTGCATCGGTCAGCCAGTCGCCGTCCCTGATCAGCCTTGGTCGCAGGTGGTTCGACTCCAGCTGTTTCACTTTCTCTTTGATGGCCGGCCCCAGCTTTTCGTGCTGCTCCTTGTATGAGTCCTCATGGATCTTGAACCGGTTGCAGTAATGCGCGTATCGCTCTAGCTGCCGCCTGCCCGTGTCCACCTTGTCCTTGCTCTCCTTGTAGCGGTTGCAGCTGTGGCCCTCAATGTTTGTCCATGTGTGCGTGCTACCTGTGGGTCCACCACATAGCCAGCTGCATTCATAAAATTACTAATAATCAATAACTGATTTAAGTCGGAGTAGGATGCATGCAGCAGGTAACATAAGAACATTCCTCAGAGAATGAGTGAATTAGCATGTAAGCACTGCAATAAGCATGTGCAGGAATAATGGGATGAAAATTATCCCAAAGGCACACTGATGAGCAGTTCACAGATTGCTGATCGGGCAGTCGAGCTCACATGTTTTCACGAACAGATGACCCCATATGTAAAAAGAGCTTACCACATATACTGGCCACATTTGCACTTGACCAGGTTGCAACCGTCATGCTTCTCAATCGGCTTGAAGCACTTGGGGCAGCTCTTGGTGTTTTTAACGATCCATTTGATGTTCTCTGACTCGCCATGGATCCTGGTGTTCCAGTGCTTCCATATGGTACACGGGCACGGTGAGTGTGTCTGCTCCATACAGTTGAAACAGAAGGTGACACCACAGAGACACTTGACCTCGCAGTAACGATCACCAGTGCCCACACGGATTGCACGTCCACAGTGTGGGATGCTGGGGCACCACTTCACAAAGTCATTGTCCTCAAGATAAGACTCGAGTAGGAAGCGATCAAAGCGCTTGGCTGCATCGGGGTACTTCTGGCCAAGTAGGCGCTGCACAATGCCCTCATCGCAAATGGCCAAGCACTTCACCTCCATGCAACGTATCTGCTTCTTGCCGCCGTCTATGGCTGCATTGAAGTGCTCTGTCCAACCTGGAAATTTTTTGAAGTGCCCCGATAAGCaaatgtttttgtttttgtttttattttcaggTGTTAGGGGTAAGCAAGCGTGGACGTGTTTTGCAAGTGATTTTAATcctctgctgttgctgctgctgctggttgcATTGCATAAGATCAGTCATTGTACATATCAGAATAACAGTACGCCTTAAAGTAACTATGCAGGGTCAGAAGATAACTACTGAGGAGTAGGCATGATGAACTCACAGTCATTGCAGAAGCAATGGCCACAGTCCATAGTTGAGACAGCGGCCGGGGACAAGTCATCGTCAAAGCACACATTGCATTGGACACTTCTCGAGGGTGTTCTTGAGGCACCTATTAGCATGCTACTCTTCTCCTGCAGTACAATGCCTGCCTCTCTGAGCATGCGGTCTCGCCCCTTCCTGTCAAGGCAATCGTAGATGCAGTCTATCTTCCATCGGTGGTGAATGAAGAGACTGCGCGCCTGGTGCTGCTTTATATTGAGCAAATTCATCATTGTGGACAAGTCTTCTTGCTGTAAGTATAGTAGATAAAGAAACAGTCAGTGAACCTCAACTAGAAGTAGACGGACTGAATCTAACTCTGAAATCATAAGAAATGGCCAGCATGGCCCATTACCTGCGCCGCAGAAAGGGTGTCTTCTGTAATAGCCTAAAACAACAGTTACAAATGTTAAAACCTTAATTAAACAACCATATTTATCTTCTTTAAAAAAATATTCTACATTCTAGTGCAGCTGGTTAATCCGGAGCCATAAATCACAGACAATGCAAAATACAAGTACAAACAATTGCATACAATAACATACTACTTACTTTGAGCAAATAATCAATATTTTACTGTGAGATCAGAGGTTCAGAGCTTTGAGCTATGGTAACAGACAGGAGCTGAACTATCAGCAATCCAGGAACGGCACCCATGCCTGATGCCTTCATTTTGCACTTATTGTCTTCTAAATGATTTGTATGGTCCTTAAAATTATAATTAGTAGAACAAATTATGCATTCAAGAAGGGAAGCTCTGCAATGCCATAGTGTCCTCTGCATAAATGTGATTCATAATTTTTACTATGATATCAGCAAACCAGGAACTAAAAGATCTGGCAACTAAAACAGAGTTTGGAACCAAGAGAGCTGCGCGATTTCA
Proteins encoded:
- the LOC123096084 gene encoding probable E3 ubiquitin-protein ligase ARI1, with the protein product MASDDDCYYYYEDDGDGEEDEEEEGEEAADWDGLAVGADEDDLGLLEDDPPHSERRVDCWAITEDTLSAAQQEDLSTMMNLLNIKQHQARSLFIHHRWKIDCIYDCLDRKGRDRMLREAGIVLQEKSSMLIGASRTPSRSVQCNVCFDDDLSPAAVSTMDCGHCFCNDCWTEHFNAAIDGGKKQIRCMEVKCLAICDEGIVQRLLGQKYPDAAKRFDRFLLESYLEDNDFVKWCPSIPHCGRAIRVGTGDRYCEVKCLCGVTFCFNCMEQTHSPCPCTIWKHWNTRIHGESENIKWIVKNTKSCPKCFKPIEKHDGCNLVKCKCGQYMCWLCGGPTGSTHTWTNIEGHSCNRYKESKDKVDTGRRQLERYAHYCNRFKIHEDSYKEQHEKLGPAIKEKVKQLESNHLRPRLIRDGDWLTDAHQRLLWSRQVVSRSYAFAYHMFGGELQAHRSERGNLAPAQNLFESQQEQLERHVEQLSKVLVTDIPALPDQEIVKVKQEVVNLDKILERLCGEMYTCIQDELLPLLTEPMDIAAYTPDGPVRAKVFRA